Genomic DNA from Gossypium hirsutum isolate 1008001.06 chromosome A01, Gossypium_hirsutum_v2.1, whole genome shotgun sequence:
acacggcttTGCCAgccatcacatggccgtgtcgtcGTGCCCGTGTTGTCACGTACGGCCTGGTTCgttgaccacacgcccatgtactttCACATGGCttaccacacgggcgaccacacgcctgtgtgtcgtTGACAGAAAGCTTTTCAGCTTTCACTGAATCCCATTTTCTGTGCAATCAGAGTACACACCTATGTTGTTTTCGACGCGTAAGCGCTCTTGAGCTTCTAGAACCTAAAAATCAACCAAAATCCCACTCAATTAATCACTTATTTTGACTTTCTATCAACTAAAATCGGAAGGAACACTCTCTAAAGTCCAACGAAACCCTTGCCTTCGAGCAAGAATAGCGATTCCGCATATTGGAGCACTGACTAGCTGACCACAGCCCCTTAACTGCTACCTAAGTACCTAAAACAAGCCTCCATTAATAGAATATTCGTTAACCAATATGAAAATGCACTTAATTAAACTTATTAAGTCGCATGGAAACGACAGATGGAAATACCGCAATTAGAAAGGATACAAAAGAGTATTAAACGAAgaggaacaaaaaaaaagaagtagaAAAGAGAAACAGAAGAAACGGAAGGGGACGtcagaaaattttgaagaaaactaaaattttgggaaaagaggaggtaaaaatgaaaaaggaaatcaaaTGATGAGATAACCACCCCTTACTTTCCTCCCACAAATCCACTAAACTACAACCACTCTAGAATCCCCACTTTGCCGAAATTTTTGCCCATCACTGAGTAAAAAATAAAACCCATGCTTTTGCAGGGATTCGAACTCTAGACTTCCAATATACCAACACACagcttaaccactagaccagcagacccattctgataAGCTTTTACAAATAAGTACTTATATGTCTAATAACCAAAGACCAGGCTTCATTcagataaaaaccaaaatttgccAAAACTAGGTCTAGAACTTGGGGCCttacacacacacccagaacacttaactacTGAAGCAGATATACAGTTGTGTCAAGTTCTAacagaatcaaaaatataaattttgggggcgttacaactctaccctcctaaaagaaaatttcatcctcgaaattttcctGATAAAAAATGTGAGGATACTACTGACGCATCAAATCCTtcggctcccaagtagcctcctcagtgctatgattccaccacaacaccttcactaagggGATAGATTTCCTATGCAGAACCTTAACGTCATGATCTAGGATCTGAACCGGCTCTTCCTCGAATGTtagatctggtctaacctcaatctcctccacaGGCACAATGTGTGTGGGATCAGAGCGATAGTGCTTGAACATTGAGACGTGGAATACATCTATGAATGTGGTTTAACTCCAGTGGTAACTCCAACTAATAAGCGACATGTCCTACTCGCTTCAGAATTCTGTAAGGGCCGATAAATCGAGGGCTCAACTTGTCCTTGTGACCGATCCTCAGAACCTTCTTCTATAGTGAGACCCTAAGGAAAACCATGTctcccacagaatactcgatATCCTTCCTTTTCAAATCCGtataggacttctgtctatcagaagccgcCTTTAGGTGATCTCGAATCAAACGGACTTTATCTTCAGTCTCTGATACCAACACCGGACCCAGAACACATCTCTCACCTAACTCAGTCCAGCATAAGAGAGTGCGACACTTATGTCCatacaatgcctcgtaaggtgccatctgtatactagattgatagctgttgttgtaagtgaactctgctaatggcaagtactcttcccaactgcctcgaaagtctATAATGcaacccctcaacatgtcctctagaATCTGAATCACCTTCTCCGACTGACCAtatgtttgaggatggaaagtagtattgaagtctaatcttgaacccaaagcctcatgaaaCTTCTGCCAGAACCGAGACGTAAAAcaaggatccctatcagaaatgatcaagacaggtaccccatgtagcctcactatctcagaaatgtaaagTTTGGCCAACTTCTGTAAGGAAAAGTCTATTTTAACCGGAATGAG
This window encodes:
- the LOC107939696 gene encoding uncharacterized protein, with product MAPYEALYGHKCRTLLCWTELGERCVLGPVLVSETEDKVRLIRDHLKAASDRQKSYTDLKRKDIEYSVGDMHYRSDPTHIVPVEEIEVRPDLTFEEEPVQILDHDVKVLHRKSIPLVKVLEAQERLRVENNIGVYSDCTENGIQ